The following coding sequences lie in one Xiphophorus maculatus strain JP 163 A chromosome 4, X_maculatus-5.0-male, whole genome shotgun sequence genomic window:
- the LOC102217146 gene encoding tropomyosin alpha-1 chain-like isoform X3 codes for MDAIKKKMQMLKLDKENALDRAEQAESDKKASEDRSKQLEDDLVALQKKLKATEDELDKYSEALKDAQEKLELAEKKATDAEGDVASLNRRIQLVEEELDRAQERLATALTKLEEAEKAADESERGMKVIENRAMKDEEKMELQEIQLKEAKHIAEEADRKYEEVARKLVIIESDLERTEERAELSESKCSELEEELKTVQNNLKSLEAQAEKYSQKEDKYEEEIKVLTDKLKEAETRAEFAERSVAKLEKTIDDLEDKLARAKEEGLSVKQMMDQTLLEMVNI; via the exons ATGGATGCTATCAAGAAGAAGATGCAGATGCTCAAGCTTGACAAGGAGAATGCCTTGGACAGAGCTGAGCAGGCCGAGTCAGACAAGAAAGCATCTGAGGACAGAAGCAAACAG CTTGAGGATGACCTGGTAGCACTGCAGAAGAAGCTGAAGGCCACTGAGGATGAGTTGGACAAATACTCTGAGGCCCTGAAGGATGCACAGGAGAAACTGGAGCTCGCTGAGAAGAAAGCCACAGAT GCTGAGGGTGATGTAGCTTCCCTGAACAGACGCATCCAGCTGGTTGAAGAGGAGCTGGACCGAGCTCAGGAGCGTCTGGCCACAGCTCTTACCAAGCTGGAGGAGGCTGAGAAGGCTGCCGATGAGAGCGAGAG AGGCATGAAAGTCATTGAGAACCGAGCAATGAAGGACGAGGAGAAGATGGAGCTGCAGGAGATCCAGCTGAAAGAGGCCAAACACATCGCTGAGGAGGCTGACCGCAAATATGAGGAG GTGGCCCGTAAGCTGGTGATCATTGAGAGCGACTTGGAACGTACAGAGGAGCGTGCTGAGCTGTCCGAGAG TAAATGCtctgagctggaggaggagctgaagacCGTGCAGAACAACCTGAAGTCTCTGGAGGCCCAGGCAGAGAAG TACTCACAGAAGGAGGACAAGTACGAGGAGGAGATCAAGGTTCTCACAGACAAGCTGAAGGAG GCTGAGACTCGTGCTGAGTTCGCTGAGAGATCAGTTGCCAAGCTCGAGAAAACCATCGACGACCTGGAGG ACAAACTCGCACGCGCTAAAGAAGAGGGCCTGAGCGTTAAGCAGATGATGGATCAGACCCTACTGGAGATGGTTAATATTTGA
- the LOC102217146 gene encoding tropomyosin alpha-4 chain-like isoform X7, translated as MAGGSSLEAVKKKIKSLQEQADSAEERASLLQRERNQERSAREAAEGDVASLNRRIQLVEEELDRAQERLATALTKLEEAEKAADESERGMKVIENRAMKDEEKMELQEIQLKEAKHIAEEADRKYEEVARKLVIIESDLERTEERAELSESKCSELEEELKTVQNNLKSLEAQAEKYSQKEDKYEEEIKVLTDKLKEAETRAEFAERSVAKLEKTIDDLEDKLARAKEEGLSVKQMMDQTLLEMVNI; from the exons ATGGCCGGTGGAAGCTCTCTGGAAGCCGtgaagaagaaaatcaaatcGCTGCAGGAGCAGGCCGATTCGGCGGAGGAACGGGCATCGTTGTTGCAGCGGGAACGGAACCAGGAGAGGAGTGCGAGGGAAGCA GCTGAGGGTGATGTAGCTTCCCTGAACAGACGCATCCAGCTGGTTGAAGAGGAGCTGGACCGAGCTCAGGAGCGTCTGGCCACAGCTCTTACCAAGCTGGAGGAGGCTGAGAAGGCTGCCGATGAGAGCGAGAG AGGCATGAAAGTCATTGAGAACCGAGCAATGAAGGACGAGGAGAAGATGGAGCTGCAGGAGATCCAGCTGAAAGAGGCCAAACACATCGCTGAGGAGGCTGACCGCAAATATGAGGAG GTGGCCCGTAAGCTGGTGATCATTGAGAGCGACTTGGAACGTACAGAGGAGCGTGCTGAGCTGTCCGAGAG TAAATGCtctgagctggaggaggagctgaagacCGTGCAGAACAACCTGAAGTCTCTGGAGGCCCAGGCAGAGAAG TACTCACAGAAGGAGGACAAGTACGAGGAGGAGATCAAGGTTCTCACAGACAAGCTGAAGGAG GCTGAGACTCGTGCTGAGTTCGCTGAGAGATCAGTTGCCAAGCTCGAGAAAACCATCGACGACCTGGAGG ACAAACTCGCACGCGCTAAAGAAGAGGGCCTGAGCGTTAAGCAGATGATGGATCAGACCCTACTGGAGATGGTTAATATTTGA
- the LOC102217146 gene encoding tropomyosin alpha-1 chain-like isoform X4 — translation MDAIKKKMQMLKLDKENALDRAEQAESDKKASEDRSKQLEDDLVALQKKLKATEDELDKYSEALKDAQEKLELAEKKATDAEGDVASLNRRIQLVEEELDRAQERLATALTKLEEAEKAADESERGMKVIENRAMKDEEKMELQEIQLKEAKHIAEEADRKYEEVARKLVIIESDLERTEERAELSESKCSELEEELKTVQNNLKSLEAQAEKYSQKEDKYEEEIKVLTDKLKEAETRAEFAERSVAKLEKTIDDLEDHLYKQLDKNRLLTNELRVALNEA, via the exons ATGGATGCTATCAAGAAGAAGATGCAGATGCTCAAGCTTGACAAGGAGAATGCCTTGGACAGAGCTGAGCAGGCCGAGTCAGACAAGAAAGCATCTGAGGACAGAAGCAAACAG CTTGAGGATGACCTGGTAGCACTGCAGAAGAAGCTGAAGGCCACTGAGGATGAGTTGGACAAATACTCTGAGGCCCTGAAGGATGCACAGGAGAAACTGGAGCTCGCTGAGAAGAAAGCCACAGAT GCTGAGGGTGATGTAGCTTCCCTGAACAGACGCATCCAGCTGGTTGAAGAGGAGCTGGACCGAGCTCAGGAGCGTCTGGCCACAGCTCTTACCAAGCTGGAGGAGGCTGAGAAGGCTGCCGATGAGAGCGAGAG AGGCATGAAAGTCATTGAGAACCGAGCAATGAAGGACGAGGAGAAGATGGAGCTGCAGGAGATCCAGCTGAAAGAGGCCAAACACATCGCTGAGGAGGCTGACCGCAAATATGAGGAG GTGGCCCGTAAGCTGGTGATCATTGAGAGCGACTTGGAACGTACAGAGGAGCGTGCTGAGCTGTCCGAGAG TAAATGCtctgagctggaggaggagctgaagacCGTGCAGAACAACCTGAAGTCTCTGGAGGCCCAGGCAGAGAAG TACTCACAGAAGGAGGACAAGTACGAGGAGGAGATCAAGGTTCTCACAGACAAGCTGAAGGAG GCTGAGACTCGTGCTGAGTTCGCTGAGAGATCAGTTGCCAAGCTCGAGAAAACCATCGACGACCTGGAGG ATCATCTATACAAGCAGCTTGATAAAAACCGTCTTCTGACCAATGAACTGAGAGTAGCCTTAAATGAGGCCTAA
- the LOC102217146 gene encoding tropomyosin alpha-4 chain-like isoform X8: MAGGSSLEAVKKKIKSLQEQADSAEERASLLQRERNQERSAREAAEGDVASLNRRIQLVEEELDRAQERLATALTKLEEAEKAADESERGMKVIENRAMKDEEKMELQEIQLKEAKHIAEEADRKYEEVARKLVIIESDLERTEERAELSESKCSELEEELKTVQNNLKSLEAQAEKYSQKEDKYEEEIKVLTDKLKEAETRAEFAERSVAKLEKTIDDLEDHLYKQLDKNRLLTNELRVALNEA; this comes from the exons ATGGCCGGTGGAAGCTCTCTGGAAGCCGtgaagaagaaaatcaaatcGCTGCAGGAGCAGGCCGATTCGGCGGAGGAACGGGCATCGTTGTTGCAGCGGGAACGGAACCAGGAGAGGAGTGCGAGGGAAGCA GCTGAGGGTGATGTAGCTTCCCTGAACAGACGCATCCAGCTGGTTGAAGAGGAGCTGGACCGAGCTCAGGAGCGTCTGGCCACAGCTCTTACCAAGCTGGAGGAGGCTGAGAAGGCTGCCGATGAGAGCGAGAG AGGCATGAAAGTCATTGAGAACCGAGCAATGAAGGACGAGGAGAAGATGGAGCTGCAGGAGATCCAGCTGAAAGAGGCCAAACACATCGCTGAGGAGGCTGACCGCAAATATGAGGAG GTGGCCCGTAAGCTGGTGATCATTGAGAGCGACTTGGAACGTACAGAGGAGCGTGCTGAGCTGTCCGAGAG TAAATGCtctgagctggaggaggagctgaagacCGTGCAGAACAACCTGAAGTCTCTGGAGGCCCAGGCAGAGAAG TACTCACAGAAGGAGGACAAGTACGAGGAGGAGATCAAGGTTCTCACAGACAAGCTGAAGGAG GCTGAGACTCGTGCTGAGTTCGCTGAGAGATCAGTTGCCAAGCTCGAGAAAACCATCGACGACCTGGAGG ATCATCTATACAAGCAGCTTGATAAAAACCGTCTTCTGACCAATGAACTGAGAGTAGCCTTAAATGAGGCCTAA
- the LOC102217146 gene encoding tropomyosin alpha-1 chain-like isoform X5: MAGGSSLEAVKKKIKSLQEQADSAEERASLLQRERNQERSAREAAEGDVASLNRRIQLVEEELDRAQERLATALTKLEEAEKAADESERGMKVIENRAMKDEEKMELQEIQLKEAKHIAEEADRKYEEVARKLVIIESDLERTEERAELSESKCSELEEELKTVQNNLKSLEAQAEKYSQKEDKYEEEIKVLTDKLKEAETRAEFAERSVAKLEKTIDDLEDELYAQKLKYKAISEELDHALNDMTSI, from the exons ATGGCCGGTGGAAGCTCTCTGGAAGCCGtgaagaagaaaatcaaatcGCTGCAGGAGCAGGCCGATTCGGCGGAGGAACGGGCATCGTTGTTGCAGCGGGAACGGAACCAGGAGAGGAGTGCGAGGGAAGCA GCTGAGGGTGATGTAGCTTCCCTGAACAGACGCATCCAGCTGGTTGAAGAGGAGCTGGACCGAGCTCAGGAGCGTCTGGCCACAGCTCTTACCAAGCTGGAGGAGGCTGAGAAGGCTGCCGATGAGAGCGAGAG AGGCATGAAAGTCATTGAGAACCGAGCAATGAAGGACGAGGAGAAGATGGAGCTGCAGGAGATCCAGCTGAAAGAGGCCAAACACATCGCTGAGGAGGCTGACCGCAAATATGAGGAG GTGGCCCGTAAGCTGGTGATCATTGAGAGCGACTTGGAACGTACAGAGGAGCGTGCTGAGCTGTCCGAGAG TAAATGCtctgagctggaggaggagctgaagacCGTGCAGAACAACCTGAAGTCTCTGGAGGCCCAGGCAGAGAAG TACTCACAGAAGGAGGACAAGTACGAGGAGGAGATCAAGGTTCTCACAGACAAGCTGAAGGAG GCTGAGACTCGTGCTGAGTTCGCTGAGAGATCAGTTGCCAAGCTCGAGAAAACCATCGACGACCTGGAGG ATGAGCTGTATGCCCAGAAACTGAAGTACAAGGCCATCAGCGAGGAGCTGGACCACGCCCTCAACGACATGACATCCAT ctAA
- the LOC102217146 gene encoding tropomyosin alpha-1 chain-like isoform X1 — protein sequence MDAIKKKMQMLKLDKENALDRAEQAESDKKASEDRSKQLEDDLVALQKKLKATEDELDKYSEALKDAQEKLELAEKKATDAEGDVASLNRRIQLVEEELDRAQERLATALTKLEEAEKAADESERGMKVIENRAMKDEEKMELQEIQLKEAKHIAEEADRKYEEVARKLVIIESDLERTEERAELSESKCSELEEELKTVQNNLKSLEAQAEKYSQKEDKYEEEIKVLTDKLKEAETRAEFAERSVAKLEKTIDDLEDELYAQKLKYKAISEELDHALNDMTSI from the exons ATGGATGCTATCAAGAAGAAGATGCAGATGCTCAAGCTTGACAAGGAGAATGCCTTGGACAGAGCTGAGCAGGCCGAGTCAGACAAGAAAGCATCTGAGGACAGAAGCAAACAG CTTGAGGATGACCTGGTAGCACTGCAGAAGAAGCTGAAGGCCACTGAGGATGAGTTGGACAAATACTCTGAGGCCCTGAAGGATGCACAGGAGAAACTGGAGCTCGCTGAGAAGAAAGCCACAGAT GCTGAGGGTGATGTAGCTTCCCTGAACAGACGCATCCAGCTGGTTGAAGAGGAGCTGGACCGAGCTCAGGAGCGTCTGGCCACAGCTCTTACCAAGCTGGAGGAGGCTGAGAAGGCTGCCGATGAGAGCGAGAG AGGCATGAAAGTCATTGAGAACCGAGCAATGAAGGACGAGGAGAAGATGGAGCTGCAGGAGATCCAGCTGAAAGAGGCCAAACACATCGCTGAGGAGGCTGACCGCAAATATGAGGAG GTGGCCCGTAAGCTGGTGATCATTGAGAGCGACTTGGAACGTACAGAGGAGCGTGCTGAGCTGTCCGAGAG TAAATGCtctgagctggaggaggagctgaagacCGTGCAGAACAACCTGAAGTCTCTGGAGGCCCAGGCAGAGAAG TACTCACAGAAGGAGGACAAGTACGAGGAGGAGATCAAGGTTCTCACAGACAAGCTGAAGGAG GCTGAGACTCGTGCTGAGTTCGCTGAGAGATCAGTTGCCAAGCTCGAGAAAACCATCGACGACCTGGAGG ATGAGCTGTATGCCCAGAAACTGAAGTACAAGGCCATCAGCGAGGAGCTGGACCACGCCCTCAACGACATGACATCCAT ctAA
- the LOC102217146 gene encoding tropomyosin alpha-1 chain-like isoform X2, whose product MDAIKKKMQMLKLDKENALDRAEQAESDKKASEDRSKQLEDDLVALQKKLKATEDELDKYSEALKDAQEKLELAEKKATDAEGDVASLNRRIQLVEEELDRAQERLATALTKLEEAEKAADESERGMKVIENRAMKDEEKMELQEIQLKEAKHIAEEADRKYEEVARKLVIIESDLERTEERAELSESKCSELEEELKTVQNNLKSLEAQAEKYSQKEDKYEEEIKVLTDKLKEAETRAEFAERSVAKLEKTIDDLEDELYAQKLKYKAISEELDHALNDMTSM is encoded by the exons ATGGATGCTATCAAGAAGAAGATGCAGATGCTCAAGCTTGACAAGGAGAATGCCTTGGACAGAGCTGAGCAGGCCGAGTCAGACAAGAAAGCATCTGAGGACAGAAGCAAACAG CTTGAGGATGACCTGGTAGCACTGCAGAAGAAGCTGAAGGCCACTGAGGATGAGTTGGACAAATACTCTGAGGCCCTGAAGGATGCACAGGAGAAACTGGAGCTCGCTGAGAAGAAAGCCACAGAT GCTGAGGGTGATGTAGCTTCCCTGAACAGACGCATCCAGCTGGTTGAAGAGGAGCTGGACCGAGCTCAGGAGCGTCTGGCCACAGCTCTTACCAAGCTGGAGGAGGCTGAGAAGGCTGCCGATGAGAGCGAGAG AGGCATGAAAGTCATTGAGAACCGAGCAATGAAGGACGAGGAGAAGATGGAGCTGCAGGAGATCCAGCTGAAAGAGGCCAAACACATCGCTGAGGAGGCTGACCGCAAATATGAGGAG GTGGCCCGTAAGCTGGTGATCATTGAGAGCGACTTGGAACGTACAGAGGAGCGTGCTGAGCTGTCCGAGAG TAAATGCtctgagctggaggaggagctgaagacCGTGCAGAACAACCTGAAGTCTCTGGAGGCCCAGGCAGAGAAG TACTCACAGAAGGAGGACAAGTACGAGGAGGAGATCAAGGTTCTCACAGACAAGCTGAAGGAG GCTGAGACTCGTGCTGAGTTCGCTGAGAGATCAGTTGCCAAGCTCGAGAAAACCATCGACGACCTGGAGG ATGAGCTGTATGCCCAGAAACTGAAGTACAAGGCCATCAGCGAGGAGCTGGACCACGCCCTCAACGACATGACATCCATGTAA
- the LOC102217146 gene encoding tropomyosin alpha-1 chain-like isoform X6, translating into MAGGSSLEAVKKKIKSLQEQADSAEERASLLQRERNQERSAREAAEGDVASLNRRIQLVEEELDRAQERLATALTKLEEAEKAADESERGMKVIENRAMKDEEKMELQEIQLKEAKHIAEEADRKYEEVARKLVIIESDLERTEERAELSESKCSELEEELKTVQNNLKSLEAQAEKYSQKEDKYEEEIKVLTDKLKEAETRAEFAERSVAKLEKTIDDLEDELYAQKLKYKAISEELDHALNDMTSM; encoded by the exons ATGGCCGGTGGAAGCTCTCTGGAAGCCGtgaagaagaaaatcaaatcGCTGCAGGAGCAGGCCGATTCGGCGGAGGAACGGGCATCGTTGTTGCAGCGGGAACGGAACCAGGAGAGGAGTGCGAGGGAAGCA GCTGAGGGTGATGTAGCTTCCCTGAACAGACGCATCCAGCTGGTTGAAGAGGAGCTGGACCGAGCTCAGGAGCGTCTGGCCACAGCTCTTACCAAGCTGGAGGAGGCTGAGAAGGCTGCCGATGAGAGCGAGAG AGGCATGAAAGTCATTGAGAACCGAGCAATGAAGGACGAGGAGAAGATGGAGCTGCAGGAGATCCAGCTGAAAGAGGCCAAACACATCGCTGAGGAGGCTGACCGCAAATATGAGGAG GTGGCCCGTAAGCTGGTGATCATTGAGAGCGACTTGGAACGTACAGAGGAGCGTGCTGAGCTGTCCGAGAG TAAATGCtctgagctggaggaggagctgaagacCGTGCAGAACAACCTGAAGTCTCTGGAGGCCCAGGCAGAGAAG TACTCACAGAAGGAGGACAAGTACGAGGAGGAGATCAAGGTTCTCACAGACAAGCTGAAGGAG GCTGAGACTCGTGCTGAGTTCGCTGAGAGATCAGTTGCCAAGCTCGAGAAAACCATCGACGACCTGGAGG ATGAGCTGTATGCCCAGAAACTGAAGTACAAGGCCATCAGCGAGGAGCTGGACCACGCCCTCAACGACATGACATCCATGTAA